DNA sequence from the Dendrosporobacter quercicolus genome:
CGGTCCGGCCGGACCGGACATACTTAGCGCCGATGCTGACGCTCATTTCATACCCTTCCGGCATGCTGCCCGGCGCTATGACAAATTTCAGCTTGATGGCCGTCGCCTGGCTCAGATCCCGGGCAATCTCCGGCGATACTTCCAGCAGCATGCCGGTTGAGGAGATGTCAAGGCCTTTGCCCCGGCATTTGACATTCTTTCCGGGGGCCGCATACTGGATGGCAACATCGTAATTGACCAAATACCGCCGGCCTGTCTGCTGGCTTTGAATCAGCCGCGAAAGGTCCGCCTCAGCCGCATTGCCGCCGGCCCGCCTTCTGTCCACATTGCTGCGCAGTCCCTCTTTGTCAGGCACCTGGGACAGCAGTCTGCGGTCAGGCCTGGGCGCAAGCAGTATATCCTCTTTTTCCTGTTTCACTTCCTGCTTAACGATCTTTTTCACAGTCCATTACCTGCCGTTTCTAATTGCTGCCGCATTTCGTTTGCTTCCGCGCCGCCTACCGCATGCTGTTTAAACGCAATGACTGCTTGCGGTTGCTTTGGGAATAACCGTCGGTTAAATAATCGGACAGGCGGCCGACCTTAAATTTGGATGGATCGGTGTCGGCTTTGGCTGCATTCGCCGTCAGCAGTATATCCAGGGCCATAGCGGTATACACAGAGCTGTCCGACATATGCATAACCAAAATAGCGCCTTTTTTTACTGCACCGTTTTCCGCATAAATTCCGTCCTTGATTGCTCTTATCAGTTGTGCGGCGTTTTCCGCTTTATAATCATTGGTGCTAAGCGAACCGGAAACGATATATTCATAACCCGTTTCAAATAAAGCTTCCACTCCCATCCTACTGATCGCCAGTGTGGGCGGCCGGAAAAATCTGGTTAACGCCGGCTTGCCATTCACGATAACATCACCTGCCACAGCCTGCAATTTCTGGTAGGACAGGCCGAGTTCCTGACGGTATTCGTCTGGATTCTGCGTCTGAACCTGCCTGCCTGTTACCGGGTCGCTGGCCGCCATCGGCTGATGTTTTTCGGAATGGCTGCCAAGCTCATGTCCCTCCGCGGCAATTGCCCTGAGCAGGTTGGGGTTATTCAATACATTGTTGGTAATGACAAAAAACGCTCCGGGCGCCTGATGTTTGCGCAGCACATACAGCAGCTTGTTTACCGCCGCATCCGTCCCCCAGTCGTCAAAGGTAAGGAAGATTACATTATCCTCGGTGTGTATCTGCCCGCTCATATCCAGGCGGCGAACCTCCATTTTGGAAAAACCGAACATCCGGTCTTCATAATTCACATTCTTATGCCCAATATAGCGCTTGGCGGCTTCGGTCAGAAATTGGTACTGACCGGTATTCAAGCCGGGCCGGTCATATCTCAAATGCTCCGGAACCTTTTCCGGATCGGCCGGATACTGGTAAATAAAACTTCGTTGAGCTAACATTTCCCCCACCGGCTTAATAGCATACTGCGAATCATTCGCCGGGTTGTTTGCCGGGCTGTCAAACGAAGTCGCATAGGCAATGTTGTCTACTTTATGTCGTTTGATGGTTTCCAGCAAATCGCCGGCCAAGCGGTCGTTGGTGTAATAATCCATTCTAAAATGAACGATCTGACCGCGGGCCAAAGAAAACACCGCTTTGCCGAAGATCTCCCCCATCACCTGATCGGCGGTGGCATAATCCTTATGACTGCTTTGCACAACATTGACCGACTGTCCAATCAAATTGCAATCCAAAGAGGCCACGGCTTTTTTAGTCGCAGCGGAAACAGCGCCCCACGGTTGCTTTACCAGGTTGCTGGTCAAGCCAAACTGTTCTTGCAGCAGCGTACGCATCCGCGCAATGTTCCGGCGGGTTTCAGCAAAAGTGTCCTCTTCCCCGGGCCGTATCCCAATACCGATTTCATGCCCGCCGGCAATAATTTTCCGCAGCAGCTCCGGATAGCGGCTGGCTTCTACTTCCATGACAAAGAATGTCCCTTTAATGCCAAGGACATCCAGTCTGTGAAGGACATCGTTTACCGCCGCTTCATTGGACAACCCGCCAAAGGTAAAGGCGAGCGCCGGCTCAGTCGTAGAAATCACCTTAATTTCATTCCCGCCGTCCGTGGCAGGCTCGGCCGCATAAGCCCTGCGCAGCGTAAATAAATTCCTTACTTGTTCCCGAAGCCCCGCAGCGATGTCAGTCGCAAAATAAGCTGGCCCGTCGTTGGGGCCGGGTTGCAGCAAGCTTGTCCTGCGCCCCGGCTTTAACTGACCGTTGCTTTTTGAAAAATCCTCCACATATACGGTAGTATAATTTGCTCTATCCAGAGCAACCAACAGCCTCTCTACGGCCTGGACAAGATCATTGTCGGCCGCAGCCTCCTGCTCAGGCAAATCCTTCAGGCCCGGCTGCTTGTCGGCTGCCGGCCCCGCCGCCGTTGCCGCGGATTGCATAACCGCCGGTTCAGACTGTTTTTTTAGCTTTACTGAAACAATGCTGCCCGGCCGGAGATTGCTGACAAAAACATTGGCGGCCGCCAGAGAGTTGATTTCTTTTATATCCAGAAAAACATCACTCTGAACAACACGGTCAAGGCCGGACGCCTTCGCCGCCGCAAGCACCTGATCGGTATATTCTGTATCATTGCATTTTAACAGGCTCGGTTGTCGGCCGGTAGTCTCGCTGATGATATTCTGCGCCCGGCAAAAATCGGCGACTAACCGCTCCACCGAAAGGTTCTCCAGGCTGGTCAGGCCTAAAAAAGTATAGTTCTCAATTCTGTGGCCTGCTTCTTTGATATTGATGACGGTTAGAGGCGCTTCAGCCGTTTGCAGCCCATCAACAAAAAAGGTTGCCTTAGCCTTATGCTGTTGCAGTAACGCCAGTATCTGCCCTACCACCTTCTCTTCCGCCAGCCCGTCAAAAGTCAGAGCAAGCTGCCGCGATTCCGGGTTGCTATGCGTAATGACGGTTGCTTTTTGCCGGCTGTTTTTCAGCCGTTCCAGCGCCAGGGAGATTTGGGCGTCCGCCTGACCCGCATTCTCCAGCCTGGTCAGGTCCTGCTGGCCGGCGCCTGACCGGTCTGTCACGAACCCCCGGGAAAA
Encoded proteins:
- a CDS encoding polysaccharide deacetylase family protein; protein product: MNVKKLAPALILLVCTGLIGLYFSRGFVTDRSGAGQQDLTRLENAGQADAQISLALERLKNSRQKATVITHSNPESRQLALTFDGLAEEKVVGQILALLQQHKAKATFFVDGLQTAEAPLTVINIKEAGHRIENYTFLGLTSLENLSVERLVADFCRAQNIISETTGRQPSLLKCNDTEYTDQVLAAAKASGLDRVVQSDVFLDIKEINSLAAANVFVSNLRPGSIVSVKLKKQSEPAVMQSAATAAGPAADKQPGLKDLPEQEAAADNDLVQAVERLLVALDRANYTTVYVEDFSKSNGQLKPGRRTSLLQPGPNDGPAYFATDIAAGLREQVRNLFTLRRAYAAEPATDGGNEIKVISTTEPALAFTFGGLSNEAAVNDVLHRLDVLGIKGTFFVMEVEASRYPELLRKIIAGGHEIGIGIRPGEEDTFAETRRNIARMRTLLQEQFGLTSNLVKQPWGAVSAATKKAVASLDCNLIGQSVNVVQSSHKDYATADQVMGEIFGKAVFSLARGQIVHFRMDYYTNDRLAGDLLETIKRHKVDNIAYATSFDSPANNPANDSQYAIKPVGEMLAQRSFIYQYPADPEKVPEHLRYDRPGLNTGQYQFLTEAAKRYIGHKNVNYEDRMFGFSKMEVRRLDMSGQIHTEDNVIFLTFDDWGTDAAVNKLLYVLRKHQAPGAFFVITNNVLNNPNLLRAIAAEGHELGSHSEKHQPMAASDPVTGRQVQTQNPDEYRQELGLSYQKLQAVAGDVIVNGKPALTRFFRPPTLAISRMGVEALFETGYEYIVSGSLSTNDYKAENAAQLIRAIKDGIYAENGAVKKGAILVMHMSDSSVYTAMALDILLTANAAKADTDPSKFKVGRLSDYLTDGYSQSNRKQSLRLNSMR